The nucleotide window ATACCAGCAGCAACGGCTTTCAGACCTTCGGTGATGATAGATTGAGCCAATACGGTGGCAGTGGTAGTACCGTCGCCTGCTGCATCATTTGCTTGCGAAGCCACTTCTTTCACCATCTGGGCGCCCATGTTCTGGAATTTGTCTTCCAGCTCAATTTCTTTCGCCACAGAAACACCATCTTTAGTGATGGTTGGTGCGCCGAATGATTTATCCAGCACTACGTTACGGCCTTTCGGGCCCAGGGTTACTTTAACTGCGTTCGCCAGAACGTTTACACCTTCCAGCATTTTAATACGGGCGTCGTTGCCAAATTTAACGTCTTTAGCTGCCATGTCTAAAATTCCTTTAACTCAAATTGGGGGGGGAAAGTAATTATTCTTCAACAATTGCCAGGATGTCAGTTTCAGACAGGATCAACACTTCCTGACCATCCAGCTTCTCGGTTTTCACACCGTAACCTTCGTTGAAAATCACTTTGTCACCTACTTTGACAGCCAGCGCTTTCACTTCGCCGTTATCCAGGATTCGACCCGTGCCGACAGCCAGAACTTCACCACGAGTGGATTTCTGAGCAGCAGAACCAGTCAGCACGATACCGCCTGCAGACTTAGACTCAACTTCGGTACGTTTGATGATCACACGATCATGCAATGGACGAATTTTCATCGATGAATCTCCTACTGAGTGTTATTGCTATAAATACGGCCATCAGTGGCCGAAATAGAATTCAAATACACCCCCGATCTGGGGGCAGATTCCTGTGCTTCAAGGGCTCAGGATAAAAAATTTATACCC belongs to uncultured Tolumonas sp. and includes:
- a CDS encoding co-chaperone GroES, whose product is MKIRPLHDRVIIKRTEVESKSAGGIVLTGSAAQKSTRGEVLAVGTGRILDNGEVKALAVKVGDKVIFNEGYGVKTEKLDGQEVLILSETDILAIVEE